One genomic segment of Syngnathus acus chromosome 1, fSynAcu1.2, whole genome shotgun sequence includes these proteins:
- the LOC119122333 gene encoding telomerase reverse transcriptase-like — translation MDLFKSFMSIIFVGYDNELQQAPSCHQMPKFKNHKFGSHCYRRNKTVVKYPGMSLRHSLTLGIVPSAQEQMRMKLMQILRLKCHPVFLDLKTNLVAAVYKNIYELVFLQALRFHVFARSLPFGQRVAKIPFNFLRMVWNMAYYTSHLIGQSNKGFPLRYIGFHFKKIILTGKRSLERRLGDLQLARVRQAANPCVGPSQWSSGVATRQDWVVKENNFSDTTIFVSQRLYSAHMLMSGSLPQYDIRKSLC, via the exons ATGGACCTCTTCAAATCCTTCATGAGTATCATTTTCGTCGGCTACGACAACGAGCTTCAGCAAGCGCCGAGCTGCCACCAG ATGCCCAAATTCAAGAACCACAAATTCGGCTCACATTGCTACCGAAGAAACAAAACTGTCGTAAA ATACCCGGGCATGTCTCTGCGCCACAGCCTCACTTTGGGCATTGTACCCTCAGCCCAGGAGCAAATGAGGATGAAATTGATGCAGATCCTCAGATTGAAGTGCCACCCCGTGTTCTTGGACCTAAAA aCAAATTTGGTAGCAGCAGTCTACAAAAACATCTATGAATTGGTTTTCCTCCAGGCACTCAG ATTCCATGTGTTTGCCCGGAGTTTACCCTTTGGCCAAAGGGTCGCAAAGATCCCTTTCAACTTTCTGAGGATGGTATGGAACATGGCTTATTACACCAGTCATCTCATCGGCCAAAGCAACAAAGGTTTTCCACTCAGATACATTGGATTCCATTTTAAG AAAATTATTCTCACAGGCAAGCGCAGTCTGGAGCGCCGTCTGGGAGATTTGCAACTGGCCAGGGTGAGACAGGCGGCCAACCCTT GTGTGGGTCCATCCCAGTGGTCCTCTGGAGTGGCCACCAGGCAAGACTGGGTGGTGAAGGAAAATAACTTCTCTGACACAACCATCTTTGTGAGCCAAAGATTGTATTCTGCTCACATGCTGATGTCAGGAAGTCTTCCCCAATATGACATCCGCAAGTCCTTGTGTTAA